From one Rhodothermales bacterium genomic stretch:
- a CDS encoding 3-dehydroquinate synthase — GEPIVVPGGEPSKNDPAHSERIQRAIAERGICRHSFVVIVGGGAVLDMAGYAASTAHRGIRHIRVPTTVLAQNDSGVGVKNGINAFASKNFLGTFNPPWAVLNDLDFLDDLDDRDWRAGMAEAVKVALIKDPAFFAFLEQEAGRLAPPARNPDAMAQLVYHCARLHATHIATSGDPFEKGSSRPLDFGHWAAHRLESLSRFGLRHGEAVAIGIALDCLYANRIGLLAKAPLERILTLFTDLGFALYHPALSDHLDDAAHPRSLFKGLAEFREHLGGQLTILLLEGIGSTCEVHEVDLATYRDAIGVLEERFSVRTMPV, encoded by the coding sequence CCGGCGAGCCCATCGTGGTGCCCGGCGGGGAGCCGTCTAAAAACGACCCCGCCCACTCCGAACGCATCCAGCGCGCCATCGCCGAACGCGGCATCTGCCGGCACTCGTTCGTGGTCATCGTGGGCGGAGGCGCCGTGCTCGACATGGCCGGCTACGCCGCCTCCACCGCTCACCGCGGGATCCGCCACATCCGCGTCCCGACCACCGTACTCGCCCAGAACGACTCCGGCGTCGGCGTTAAAAACGGCATCAACGCCTTCGCGTCGAAGAACTTCCTGGGCACATTCAACCCGCCCTGGGCTGTCCTCAACGACCTGGATTTTCTGGATGACCTCGACGATCGCGACTGGCGCGCCGGCATGGCGGAGGCGGTGAAGGTGGCGCTCATCAAAGATCCCGCGTTTTTTGCCTTCCTGGAGCAGGAGGCCGGCCGGCTCGCCCCGCCCGCCCGCAACCCGGACGCCATGGCACAGCTCGTCTACCACTGCGCCCGGCTCCACGCCACCCACATCGCCACCAGCGGCGACCCGTTCGAAAAAGGCAGCTCCCGCCCGCTCGACTTCGGCCACTGGGCCGCCCACCGCCTCGAATCCCTCTCCCGTTTCGGCCTCCGCCACGGCGAGGCCGTGGCCATTGGCATCGCGCTGGATTGCCTCTACGCCAACCGCATCGGCCTCCTCGCCAAGGCCCCGCTCGAACGCATCCTGACGTTGTTCACCGACCTCGGCTTCGCCCTCTATCACCCGGCCCTGTCGGACCACCTGGACGATGCCGCTCATCCGCGCTCGCTCTTCAAAGGACTTGCCGAATTCCGAGAGCATCTCGGCGGACAATTGACGATCTTGCTGCTCGAAGGCATCGGATCGACGTGCGAAGTGCACGAGGTGGATCTCGCTACATACCGCGACGCCATCGGCGTCCTGGAAGAGCGCTTTAGCGTACGCACGATGCCGGTCTGA